The Vulpes vulpes isolate BD-2025 chromosome 8, VulVul3, whole genome shotgun sequence genome has a window encoding:
- the NHLH2 gene encoding helix-loop-helix protein 2 gives MMLSPDQAADSDHPSSAHSDPESLGGADAKVLGSVSDLEPVEEAEGDGKGGGRAALYPHPQQLSREEKRRRRRATAKYRSAHATRERIRVEAFNLAFAELRKLLPTLPPDKKLSKIEILRLAICYISYLNHVLDV, from the coding sequence ATGATGCTGAGTCCGGACCAAGCGGCCGACTCGGACCACCCCAGCTCGGCGCACTCGGACCCGGAGTCGCTGGGCGGCGCGGACGCCAAGGTGCTGGGCAGCGTGTCGGACCTGGAGCCGGTGGAGGAGGCCGAGGGCGACGGCAAGGGCGGCGGCCGGGCCGCGCTCTACCCGCACCCGCAGCAGCTGAGCCGCGAGGAGAAGCGCCGCCGCCGGCGCGCCACGGCCAAGTACCGCTCGGCGCACGCCACCCGCGAGCGCATCCGCGTGGAGGCCTTCAACCTGGCCTTCGCCGAGCTCCGCAAACTGCTGCCCACGCTGCCCCCGGACAAGAAGCTGTCCAAGATCGAGATCCTGCGCCTGGCCATCTGCTACATCTCCTATCTCAACCACGTCCTGGACGTGtag